One Lysinibacillus sp. OF-1 DNA segment encodes these proteins:
- a CDS encoding YrzI family small protein, with the protein MILNIFALTITITKRKISREQALHNENVKKIFEENQRKIESYIRIRQY; encoded by the coding sequence ATGATATTAAACATTTTTGCTCTCACGATAACTATTACAAAACGTAAGATCTCTCGTGAGCAAGCACTTCATAATGAAAATGTGAAAAAAATCTTTGAAGAGAACCAAAGAAAAATTGAAAGTTATATTCGTATTCGTCAATATTAA
- a CDS encoding HEAT repeat domain-containing protein, whose translation MKQFETALPEQYETLKKQANYTSSWRERLDAVEKLSAYQHDKIIDLLINRMQHDTVYKVQVAAYEALAALGEDVEKPSPARFDIIKGTDKIFLRVKKSLPKDHTVADFADKLKRMRLDVFDAYEGDKGVQFMNWLEERWAKL comes from the coding sequence TTGAAACAGTTTGAAACAGCATTACCTGAGCAGTATGAAACATTAAAAAAACAGGCAAATTATACGTCTAGCTGGCGAGAGCGTTTAGACGCAGTCGAAAAGTTATCGGCTTATCAACATGACAAAATCATAGATTTATTAATAAATCGTATGCAACATGATACTGTCTACAAGGTGCAAGTAGCAGCCTATGAAGCACTTGCGGCGCTTGGCGAAGACGTAGAGAAGCCATCACCTGCACGTTTTGATATTATCAAAGGAACAGACAAAATTTTCCTGCGGGTTAAAAAGAGCTTGCCGAAGGATCATACAGTGGCAGACTTTGCGGATAAACTAAAACGTATGCGTTTAGATGTCTTTGATGCGTATGAAGGCGATAAAGGTGTACAATTTATGAACTGGTTAGAGGAACGTTGGGCAAAATTGTAA
- a CDS encoding amino acid permease produces the protein MKDNHQDSQLKRGLSTRHMQLIALGGSIGVGLFYGSSSTIQMAGPSILLAYLIGGLVIFTIMRALGEMAVEEPVSGSFSTYANKYLGRFAGFLSGWTYWFMWIVVGMAELTVVGVYINYWFPDIPQWVTALVVLVIMTLVNLANVKAYGEFEFWFAMIKVVAIIGMIVLGLAIIFFGVGNHGEAIGFDNLWAHGGFMPNGFHGILMSLVLVMFSFGGVELVGISAGEAENPSKSIPSAINNIVWRILIFYIGALGVMMVIYPWNEVGSEGSPFVQIFDYVGIPAAAHIINFVVITAAMSAFNSGLYGSGRMLHNLSVQKNGPKYFKTVSKNGSPHRGVLFSSAVLLMAVVLNYIVPEKVFIYISAVATVAVITSWMIILLAQLRFRKSKTKEEVAELKFKIPLYPLSTYIAIAFLLMVIVLMAFIPDMRVALYVAPVWFLILFIGYKVINIKK, from the coding sequence ATGAAAGATAATCATCAAGATTCACAGCTAAAGCGCGGATTAAGTACTCGTCACATGCAATTAATTGCACTTGGTGGATCCATTGGGGTCGGTTTATTTTATGGCTCTAGTTCAACAATTCAAATGGCTGGACCATCTATTCTACTAGCTTATTTAATTGGTGGATTAGTTATTTTCACAATTATGCGTGCATTAGGAGAAATGGCAGTAGAGGAACCAGTATCAGGCTCGTTCAGCACGTACGCGAATAAATATTTAGGACGCTTTGCGGGGTTCTTATCCGGTTGGACGTATTGGTTCATGTGGATTGTCGTTGGCATGGCAGAATTAACAGTAGTCGGTGTATACATTAACTACTGGTTCCCTGATATTCCACAATGGGTAACTGCTCTTGTAGTCCTTGTTATTATGACGCTTGTAAACCTAGCAAATGTAAAAGCTTACGGAGAATTCGAATTCTGGTTTGCGATGATTAAAGTTGTTGCGATTATCGGTATGATCGTTCTAGGATTAGCCATTATTTTCTTCGGTGTTGGCAACCATGGTGAAGCAATTGGCTTCGATAATTTATGGGCACACGGTGGCTTCATGCCAAACGGTTTCCATGGTATTTTAATGTCACTAGTATTGGTTATGTTCTCATTTGGTGGGGTTGAATTAGTTGGTATTTCTGCAGGCGAAGCTGAAAATCCTAGCAAATCCATTCCTTCAGCTATTAACAATATCGTTTGGCGTATTTTAATTTTCTATATTGGTGCATTAGGCGTTATGATGGTTATTTATCCTTGGAATGAAGTTGGTTCAGAAGGTAGCCCGTTCGTTCAAATTTTCGATTATGTCGGCATCCCTGCTGCGGCTCACATTATTAACTTTGTTGTTATTACAGCAGCAATGTCTGCATTTAATAGTGGTTTATACGGTTCAGGGCGTATGCTACACAACTTATCGGTACAAAAAAATGGTCCGAAATATTTTAAAACAGTAAGCAAAAACGGTAGTCCGCATAGAGGCGTTTTATTTTCTTCAGCGGTATTATTAATGGCGGTTGTCTTAAACTATATAGTACCTGAAAAAGTGTTTATCTATATTTCTGCTGTTGCGACGGTTGCAGTCATTACAAGCTGGATGATTATTTTATTAGCACAATTGAGATTTAGAAAGTCAAAAACGAAAGAGGAAGTAGCTGAACTGAAATTCAAAATTCCGCTTTATCCACTTTCTACGTACATTGCCATTGCATTCTTATTAATGGTTATTGTGTTAATGGCGTTTATTCCAGATATGCGTGTTGCTCTATATGTCGCCCCAGTTTGGTTTTTAATTTTATTTATTGGATACAAAGTAATAAATATTAAAAAGTAG
- a CDS encoding YqhV family protein, with amino-acid sequence MMTIIEKSVLAMVILRVLSGSIEVSAGLLMLKLNNLEKAFYINTMLALVGPTALIVTTAIALFGLADKIPVTRIICLFTGITLIIISSHIK; translated from the coding sequence ATGATGACAATTATTGAAAAATCGGTTCTTGCTATGGTTATTTTACGTGTATTGTCTGGAAGTATTGAAGTAAGTGCTGGCTTATTGATGCTAAAGTTGAATAATTTAGAAAAAGCATTCTATATTAATACAATGCTTGCATTGGTTGGTCCAACAGCTTTAATCGTAACGACAGCAATTGCACTATTTGGACTAGCTGATAAAATTCCTGTGACGAGAATCATTTGCTTATTTACGGGAATAACACTTATTATTATTAGCTCACATATTAAGTAA
- a CDS encoding epsilon-toxin family protein — protein sequence MKSNKIILCAMMTSFLFVTGNIYTAKATEIPENTHNIIKQQGVSIEDIDKKIDNMIASIPPLFGFLPYNRFPYMFGESVDVSGINIENTNVTSVVPLFIGSNTFENRTDRLITYNTSSFSKSITDSTTTQTLHGFKTAFEASGKVGIPLVTEGQIKTTLEYNFSNTDSTTKSVTTTYTATPQSIPVPPYTKTRTDVYLNQVSISGNVEIYADAITGIKAESSGTVISIGAGLDLASNTYGLIRSPKDPDRVRAIGSGKFNLIHGADFFAITYDITYGEASARIIDVREFSLK from the coding sequence ATGAAAAGTAACAAGATAATTTTGTGTGCTATGATGACAAGCTTTTTGTTTGTAACCGGTAATATATATACAGCAAAGGCTACTGAAATTCCTGAAAATACCCATAATATTATTAAACAACAAGGTGTATCAATCGAAGATATTGATAAAAAAATTGATAATATGATAGCTAGTATCCCACCACTTTTTGGCTTTTTACCATATAATCGTTTTCCTTATATGTTTGGAGAAAGTGTTGATGTTTCGGGGATAAATATAGAGAACACTAATGTTACTAGTGTCGTTCCGCTGTTTATTGGTTCAAATACATTTGAAAATAGAACTGATCGACTAATAACCTATAATACTAGCTCTTTTAGTAAATCAATTACAGATTCAACAACTACTCAAACCCTACACGGTTTTAAGACAGCCTTTGAAGCATCAGGTAAAGTTGGAATTCCCTTAGTAACTGAAGGGCAAATTAAAACGACGCTTGAGTATAATTTTTCTAATACTGATTCTACCACAAAAAGTGTGACTACAACTTACACAGCAACTCCACAATCTATTCCAGTACCACCATATACAAAAACTAGAACAGATGTATACTTAAATCAGGTATCTATCTCTGGAAATGTTGAAATTTATGCAGATGCTATTACAGGTATAAAAGCTGAATCTTCTGGGACAGTAATTTCAATTGGTGCTGGTCTTGATTTAGCTAGTAACACTTATGGGCTAATTAGATCTCCAAAAGACCCAGATCGAGTACGGGCAATAGGGAGTGGGAAATTTAACTTAATTCATGGGGCAGATTTTTTTGCCATAACATATGACATAACATATGGGGAAGCATCTGCAAGAATAATAGACGTCAGAGAATTTTCTTTAAAATAA
- a CDS encoding HAAS signaling domain-containing protein, producing MNLTEIYIQEVTRRLPEKNREDIALELRSTIEDMLPDDYSEDDVKDVLEKLGNPAALASGYRDQPMHLIGPRYFDVYLSLLKMIVPIAAVIALISIIAEYFIGFGGEEVIINAVLTIMGEGIWRIIEVGIHVFFWLTLVFVIIERTDKGKDQHPLSASLTKWTPEDLKNIIYIPKKKAITKLEVFGYLMWTAIWATLYFYANHLVGIYEGGGDGLNFVMPAFNQDVLLRYWPIVIAVIALEIGLALYKLLKGQWTKKMAIFNTIVELFATVVFIVILSNPNLMNQEFITYMSKLFTITTKQLEIWIVVGVIIVFILSATLSIFDGFRKARIR from the coding sequence ATGAATCTGACTGAGATTTATATTCAAGAGGTCACTCGGAGGCTGCCTGAAAAAAATCGTGAGGATATCGCACTTGAGTTACGATCAACCATTGAGGATATGCTACCTGACGATTACAGTGAGGATGATGTAAAGGATGTACTTGAAAAATTAGGGAACCCAGCAGCATTAGCGAGTGGTTATCGAGATCAACCAATGCATTTAATTGGTCCACGCTATTTTGATGTATATTTATCGTTATTAAAAATGATTGTCCCAATTGCCGCTGTCATTGCGTTAATTTCGATTATTGCCGAATACTTTATTGGTTTTGGTGGGGAAGAAGTGATTATTAATGCCGTCCTCACGATTATGGGTGAAGGAATATGGAGAATCATCGAAGTAGGAATACATGTCTTTTTCTGGCTAACACTCGTATTCGTCATTATTGAACGAACAGATAAAGGAAAAGATCAGCATCCGTTGTCAGCAAGCCTAACAAAATGGACCCCTGAAGATTTGAAAAACATTATTTATATTCCAAAGAAAAAAGCGATTACGAAGCTTGAAGTATTTGGCTATTTAATGTGGACGGCGATTTGGGCAACTCTTTATTTTTATGCAAATCACCTTGTAGGTATATATGAAGGCGGTGGTGATGGCCTCAACTTCGTAATGCCAGCTTTCAATCAGGATGTTTTACTTCGTTATTGGCCAATTGTTATCGCTGTCATCGCTCTCGAAATTGGGTTAGCTCTCTACAAATTATTGAAAGGACAATGGACGAAAAAAATGGCAATCTTTAATACTATTGTTGAGCTTTTCGCAACCGTTGTATTCATTGTTATCTTAAGCAATCCAAATTTAATGAACCAAGAATTTATAACGTACATGAGTAAATTATTTACCATAACAACTAAGCAATTGGAAATATGGATAGTCGTCGGCGTCATCATCGTATTCATTTTATCTGCAACACTCAGTATCTTCGATGGATTCCGTAAGGCTCGAATCCGTTAA
- a CDS encoding PadR family transcriptional regulator has product MSTLLNSLTTELRRGTLTLAVLSQLRTPQYGYSLVQLLEEAGINIDQSTLYPLLRRLEKQELVTSSWDTSESRPRKYYVLSDYGLEVFLQLKREWINNSKELYELLQGDDDQDESD; this is encoded by the coding sequence ATGAGTACGTTACTGAATTCATTAACGACAGAACTTAGGAGAGGAACGCTGACATTAGCCGTTTTAAGTCAATTACGAACACCCCAGTATGGGTATTCACTTGTTCAATTATTAGAGGAAGCGGGCATTAACATCGATCAAAGTACCTTATATCCATTGCTTCGCCGTTTAGAAAAACAAGAGTTAGTGACGAGCAGCTGGGATACATCAGAGAGTAGACCGCGTAAGTATTATGTATTAAGTGACTATGGATTAGAGGTATTTTTGCAATTAAAAAGAGAATGGATTAACAATTCAAAAGAACTTTATGAGTTATTACAAGGAGATGATGATCAAGATGAATCTGACTGA
- a CDS encoding serine hydrolase domain-containing protein, with protein sequence MKSKLSGVLAATLALTMFLPTGAMAFSNNKTTVVANQVVANQKLEKIAAEKAALLTESYGTASVQYALIDNGKLILSGQKGKDNLKGEQSLTKDTQYGIGSVSKVYTAAAMMKLVDEGKVDLDTPVVNYLPDFKMEDERYKRITPRMLLNHSSGLQGTVYSNAILFKDNDTYVHDTLLQQLSNQSLKADPGAFSVYCNDGYTLAEILVERVSGMSFTEFLHQRFTEPLELNNTKTPQDKWADDIRAGLYFPSYQGQLPIESVNLIGSGGISSTAEDMVRFSQLFMGLGKEILSEKAVKAMEQEEYKKGMWPEDGDNIFNYGLGWDSVKLYPFSEYGIKGLAKGGDTILQHATLVVLPEQKMAAAVVSSSGSSVTNQLMATDLLLAALKEKGTIKDIKPNKSFGKPVTTQMPQDLVEKAGFYGNSFSHFKLEIMKNGKLFLSLNPEEKYVYTADGSFINEEGTSKLNFVTEKNGRTYLKESTYQTAPGFGQVAMTQYLAEKLEDNVLSKETAAAWKKREGVKFYLVNEKYSSAQYLVPMLLTKQINRQEDLAGYWEGRKIIGPNMSAHQLQIPVMNGRDMTETRFYTEGGNEYMEMSGFLYVSGTNVKPLYTGQSSKVTLQAKGHAKWFTIPQAIAGKTMNVELSSNSSFAVYDEKGVCVNFTVVSGNNKVKLPKNGTVVFAGAPNSEFAITLN encoded by the coding sequence ATGAAAAGTAAACTATCTGGGGTATTAGCTGCTACATTAGCGCTAACGATGTTCCTGCCAACAGGGGCAATGGCGTTTTCTAACAATAAGACTACAGTTGTAGCTAATCAAGTTGTAGCTAATCAAAAACTGGAGAAGATTGCAGCAGAGAAGGCTGCGTTACTCACGGAATCCTATGGGACGGCTAGCGTGCAATATGCGTTAATTGATAATGGCAAGCTAATTTTGTCGGGTCAGAAAGGCAAGGACAATTTAAAAGGGGAACAGTCTCTAACCAAAGATACTCAATATGGAATTGGATCGGTCAGTAAAGTGTATACAGCAGCGGCTATGATGAAATTGGTCGATGAAGGAAAAGTCGATTTAGATACTCCTGTTGTTAACTATCTTCCTGATTTTAAGATGGAGGATGAACGATACAAACGCATTACACCGCGTATGCTGTTGAACCATTCCTCCGGCTTACAAGGAACTGTGTATAGTAATGCAATTTTATTTAAAGATAATGATACCTATGTCCATGATACCTTGTTACAGCAGTTGTCAAACCAGAGCTTAAAGGCAGACCCTGGCGCGTTCTCAGTATACTGTAATGACGGCTATACGCTGGCCGAGATTTTGGTGGAAAGAGTTAGCGGTATGAGCTTCACCGAATTTCTACATCAACGTTTTACAGAGCCCCTAGAGCTTAATAATACGAAAACACCGCAGGATAAATGGGCAGACGATATACGGGCTGGACTTTATTTTCCATCCTATCAAGGGCAACTTCCTATTGAATCAGTGAATTTGATTGGTTCGGGAGGGATTTCTTCGACAGCAGAAGATATGGTAAGGTTCTCACAATTGTTTATGGGACTGGGAAAAGAGATTCTCTCTGAGAAGGCAGTCAAGGCTATGGAGCAAGAGGAATATAAAAAAGGAATGTGGCCAGAGGATGGAGATAATATTTTCAACTATGGTCTTGGATGGGATAGTGTGAAACTATATCCATTTAGTGAATATGGGATAAAGGGTTTGGCTAAGGGCGGTGACACAATATTACAACATGCGACACTGGTCGTTCTACCAGAACAGAAGATGGCCGCTGCTGTGGTGTCATCCAGCGGTAGTAGTGTTACAAATCAACTGATGGCGACTGACTTACTGCTTGCTGCACTTAAAGAGAAGGGCACAATTAAGGATATTAAGCCAAACAAATCCTTTGGCAAGCCAGTAACGACTCAGATGCCTCAAGATCTAGTAGAGAAAGCAGGCTTTTACGGGAATAGTTTCAGTCATTTCAAACTTGAAATTATGAAGAACGGAAAACTGTTCTTATCCCTTAATCCCGAAGAAAAGTATGTATATACTGCGGACGGAAGCTTTATTAATGAGGAGGGTACATCCAAGCTCAACTTTGTCACTGAGAAGAACGGACGTACTTATTTAAAAGAGAGCACCTATCAAACAGCACCAGGTTTTGGGCAAGTTGCGATGACTCAATATTTAGCTGAGAAGCTTGAAGACAATGTACTATCGAAGGAGACTGCTGCTGCATGGAAGAAACGGGAGGGCGTGAAGTTCTATCTTGTGAACGAAAAATATAGTTCTGCTCAATATCTCGTACCAATGCTGCTTACCAAACAAATTAATCGTCAGGAAGACCTAGCGGGCTATTGGGAGGGCAGAAAAATTATAGGTCCAAACATGTCGGCGCATCAGCTTCAAATCCCAGTGATGAATGGCCGTGATATGACAGAGACTCGTTTCTATACGGAAGGCGGGAATGAATATATGGAAATGTCCGGATTTTTATACGTAAGTGGAACTAACGTAAAACCGCTTTATACAGGGCAGTCATCCAAAGTAACTTTGCAAGCAAAAGGACATGCGAAATGGTTTACGATCCCACAAGCGATAGCTGGGAAAACAATGAACGTGGAATTGTCATCGAACAGTTCGTTTGCGGTTTATGATGAGAAGGGCGTATGCGTGAATTTTACCGTTGTAAGCGGCAATAACAAAGTAAAGCTACCGAAGAATGGAACGGTTGTATTTGCTGGTGCGCCGAACTCGGAGTTTGCTATCACACTGAACTAA
- a CDS encoding YwhD family protein, translating to MKKKMHFTILSNDSTDGDGGYGVGTLDLNNVTSIIIDCEKEQVFIDLEALHGRSIIEKKVRFSSDLAHASDDYYRYWIVWVAIQISQNGPYYAGCTASEVRVSKEVRRIKLGYKSLPEQVNYLDKALKGKVLLKHVDSNSKKLLYQFLSEFNEDYWKYSPEELKQQLSGWEDL from the coding sequence ATGAAAAAGAAAATGCATTTTACAATTTTAAGTAACGATTCAACAGACGGAGATGGCGGTTACGGAGTAGGAACCCTTGATTTAAATAATGTAACGTCGATTATTATAGATTGTGAAAAAGAACAGGTGTTTATAGATTTAGAAGCCTTACATGGACGAAGTATAATCGAGAAAAAAGTTCGTTTTTCCTCTGATTTAGCTCATGCTAGTGACGATTATTATCGTTATTGGATAGTTTGGGTAGCTATTCAAATTTCTCAAAATGGTCCTTATTATGCGGGATGTACTGCAAGTGAAGTACGGGTATCAAAAGAAGTACGACGTATTAAACTTGGCTATAAATCTTTGCCAGAACAAGTAAATTATTTAGATAAGGCACTTAAAGGGAAAGTTCTCTTGAAACATGTAGATAGTAATTCAAAAAAACTACTTTATCAGTTTTTATCTGAATTTAATGAAGACTATTGGAAATACTCACCTGAAGAATTAAAACAACAATTGTCTGGATGGGAGGATTTATAA
- a CDS encoding DUF362 domain-containing protein: MAFVITELCRDEKAAVCLDVCPVNCIVMTDTQYVINPDICIDCGACELVCPVEAIFFEDELPAEYDSATLLALNHFRN, encoded by the coding sequence ATGGCATTTGTAATTACAGAATTATGTAGAGATGAAAAAGCGGCTGTCTGTTTGGATGTCTGTCCAGTAAATTGCATTGTTATGACAGATACCCAATATGTAATTAATCCTGATATTTGTATTGATTGTGGAGCTTGTGAATTAGTTTGTCCAGTAGAAGCTATTTTTTTTGAAGATGAATTGCCTGCTGAATATGATTCAGCAACCCTGCTAGCTCTCAATCATTTTCGAAACTAA
- a CDS encoding SPL family radical SAM protein, whose translation MKHEIFYKNPKTILNKGTGFLSGYTHSLNPYTGCSFGCSYCYVREMPVSLFREGEWGHWVDVKNGAAHVLQKELHRAKAKGNVTIFMSSSTDPYQPIEHKEKVTRSLLEVMVEDPPDFLLVQTRSPLVSRDIDLLQLLKDKVRVSMTIETDREDIRKHFTPYAPPISARLKTLQQLAEFGIPAQVAIAPLLPSTERFAEILRPLVNRVCIDDYFMGDGRGGKRTHKMDLQALYRKLEMEEWYHPSVYQMVYKRMRQYFSEEELFISQKGFEP comes from the coding sequence ATGAAACATGAAATATTCTATAAAAATCCGAAAACCATTCTAAATAAAGGAACTGGCTTTCTGTCTGGCTATACGCATTCACTAAATCCCTATACAGGCTGTTCATTTGGCTGTTCCTATTGTTATGTTCGCGAAATGCCTGTATCTCTTTTCAGGGAAGGTGAGTGGGGGCATTGGGTCGATGTTAAAAACGGAGCTGCGCATGTATTACAAAAGGAACTCCATCGGGCCAAAGCAAAAGGGAATGTAACCATTTTTATGTCATCAAGTACAGATCCGTATCAACCAATAGAGCATAAGGAAAAAGTGACGCGATCTTTACTTGAAGTTATGGTAGAAGATCCCCCTGACTTCCTATTAGTACAGACTAGAAGCCCACTTGTAAGTCGAGATATCGATTTACTGCAACTTTTAAAAGATAAAGTACGGGTAAGTATGACCATAGAGACGGATAGGGAAGATATTCGCAAGCATTTTACGCCCTATGCTCCACCTATTTCAGCAAGGCTTAAAACACTCCAACAGCTTGCTGAATTTGGTATTCCTGCACAGGTTGCCATCGCACCCTTACTACCAAGTACTGAGCGATTTGCAGAAATATTGCGTCCCTTGGTTAACCGAGTATGTATTGACGATTATTTTATGGGGGACGGACGCGGTGGTAAACGCACACACAAGATGGACTTACAGGCGTTATATAGAAAACTGGAAATGGAAGAATGGTATCATCCATCCGTCTATCAAATGGTTTATAAACGAATGAGGCAGTATTTTTCGGAAGAAGAACTTTTCATTAGCCAGAAGGGTTTTGAACCCTAG
- the adaB gene encoding methylated-DNA--[protein]-cysteine S-methyltransferase — protein sequence METKNNSSLYWSLLKFKDWQLYIASTSKGLVFVGSQNKPFEELVEWAKKRFPGSTLVENDEMLAPYVVEITQYLEGKRKTFTVPFEYVGTPFQQAVWDALCEIPYGQTKSYSDIANAINKPAAVRAVGAAIGANPVLLTVPCHRVTGKNGFLTGYRGGLEMKTLLLDLEKRASSNNE from the coding sequence ATGGAAACAAAGAATAATTCAAGTCTATATTGGTCTTTACTAAAGTTTAAGGATTGGCAATTATATATTGCGTCAACTTCAAAGGGGCTTGTCTTTGTAGGTTCACAGAACAAACCATTCGAGGAATTAGTCGAATGGGCAAAAAAACGCTTTCCAGGAAGTACTCTTGTGGAAAATGATGAAATGCTTGCACCTTATGTTGTTGAAATTACTCAGTATCTAGAAGGAAAACGGAAAACCTTTACTGTTCCATTTGAGTACGTAGGTACGCCATTTCAGCAAGCCGTCTGGGATGCACTTTGTGAAATTCCTTATGGGCAGACGAAATCCTATTCCGATATTGCCAATGCTATAAATAAACCAGCTGCTGTTCGTGCTGTAGGAGCGGCTATTGGGGCTAATCCAGTATTACTTACGGTACCGTGCCATCGCGTAACAGGGAAGAATGGCTTTTTAACTGGCTATCGGGGTGGATTAGAAATGAAGACATTGCTCCTGGATCTTGAAAAGCGAGCTTCATCAAATAATGAATAA
- a CDS encoding bifunctional transcriptional activator/DNA repair enzyme AdaA, whose amino-acid sequence MSDSIDNGHRESHHPRMINEVEMITEEKWQAIINNDAAYNNQFFYAVRSTGIFCKPSCKSRVPKKENVCIFSNAEQALQANFRPCKRCKPTNENLPDSEWVDVITEYIDKNFTEKLTLESLANICHGSPYHMHRTFKKIKGMTPVEYIQEVRVHVAKKYLIQSNKAIGDIALCVGMANTPYFITLFKKKTGQTPAQFRQMSKVEEKYNGNKE is encoded by the coding sequence ATGTCGGATAGTATCGATAACGGACATCGAGAGAGCCATCATCCTAGAATGATAAATGAAGTAGAAATGATAACAGAGGAAAAGTGGCAAGCCATTATAAATAATGATGCAGCGTACAATAACCAATTTTTCTACGCTGTAAGGTCGACAGGGATATTTTGTAAACCATCCTGTAAATCTCGCGTTCCGAAAAAAGAAAATGTATGCATTTTTTCAAACGCAGAACAAGCCCTCCAAGCAAATTTTCGCCCTTGTAAACGTTGCAAGCCCACTAATGAAAATCTGCCTGATAGCGAGTGGGTGGATGTAATTACGGAATACATTGATAAAAATTTCACAGAAAAATTAACGCTAGAATCGTTAGCAAATATTTGTCATGGAAGTCCGTATCATATGCATCGAACATTTAAAAAGATCAAAGGCATGACGCCAGTTGAATATATACAGGAAGTTAGAGTACACGTAGCTAAAAAGTATTTGATTCAGTCAAATAAAGCGATTGGAGATATTGCTTTATGTGTGGGGATGGCTAATACGCCTTATTTTATTACTTTATTTAAAAAGAAAACGGGACAGACGCCAGCACAATTTCGTCAAATGAGTAAAGTGGAGGAGAAGTACAATGGAAACAAAGAATAA
- a CDS encoding 2OG-Fe(II) oxygenase, whose protein sequence is MVQHIKTRVESLDWETIQHELDEQGFAKLPVILTKEECEFFIDMYGVEESYRTTINMTRYRFGNGEYKYFSYPLPDIIQHLREAFYLALAKTANRWLSYLKKTEQYPEQLQDFLNTCEEYNQTRPTPLLLKYETGGFNCLHQDLYGDIFFPFQVVFLLNQRDQDFCGGESLLVEQIPRAQSRGHVITLEQGSALIFPTHHRPVLGKKGYYKNRVRHGVSTVTAGERYGLGIIFHDSK, encoded by the coding sequence ATGGTCCAACATATAAAAACACGTGTTGAGAGCTTAGATTGGGAGACCATTCAACATGAATTAGATGAGCAAGGATTTGCAAAGCTTCCTGTGATTTTAACAAAGGAGGAGTGTGAATTCTTCATAGACATGTATGGTGTGGAAGAGTCATACAGAACGACAATCAATATGACGAGATATCGCTTTGGGAATGGGGAGTACAAATATTTTTCTTATCCATTACCTGACATCATCCAACATTTAAGAGAGGCTTTTTATTTGGCATTAGCAAAAACAGCTAATCGGTGGCTGAGCTATTTAAAGAAGACAGAACAGTATCCAGAACAACTTCAAGATTTTTTGAACACCTGTGAAGAGTATAATCAAACGAGACCAACACCTTTACTATTAAAGTATGAAACAGGCGGATTTAATTGTTTACATCAAGATTTATATGGTGATATATTTTTCCCGTTTCAAGTAGTATTTTTATTAAATCAACGAGATCAAGACTTTTGTGGTGGTGAATCTCTATTAGTGGAACAAATTCCGCGTGCTCAGAGTAGAGGGCATGTCATTACTTTAGAGCAAGGCAGTGCGCTAATCTTTCCTACTCACCATCGACCTGTTTTAGGTAAAAAAGGATATTACAAAAATAGGGTTCGTCACGGAGTAAGCACAGTTACTGCTGGAGAACGCTACGGACTTGGAATCATTTTTCACGATTCTAAGTAA